A single Drechmeria coniospora strain ARSEF 6962 chromosome 03, whole genome shotgun sequence DNA region contains:
- a CDS encoding Heat shock protein 60 precursor, with product MQRALSSRTRATALSSAASRYRAGAGLGQQLRFAHKELKFGVEGRAALLAGVDTLAKAVATTLGPKGRNVLIESSFGSPKITKDGVTVAKAVTLKDKFENLGARLLSDVANKTNEAAGDGTTTATVLGRAIFSETVKNVAAGCNPMDLRRGIQAAVDAVVDYLQKNKRDITTSAEIAQVATISANGDSHVGEMIASAMEKVGKEGVITVKEGKTMLDELDVTEGMRFDRGFVSPYFITDTKSQKVEFENPLILLSEKKISAVQDIIPALEASTQLRRPLVIIAEDIDGEALAVCILNKLRGQLQVAAVKAPGFGDNRKSILGDIAVLTKGTVFSDELDIKLEKATADMLGSTGSITITKEDTIMLNGEGTKDSIAQRCEQIRGVIADPTTSEYEKEKLQERLAKLSGGVAVLRVGGSSEVEVGEKKDRFVDALNATRAAVEEGILPGGGTALIKAASLALGDVKAANFDQQLGITIVKNAITRPARTIIENAGLEGAVIVGKLLDEHAADFNKGFDSAKGEYVDMIAAGILDPLKVVRTGLIDASGVASLLGTTEVAIVDAPEEKPAGPPMGGMGGMGGMGGMM from the exons ATGCAACGCGCGTTGAGCTCCCGGACTCGGGCTACCGCTCTGTCCTCTGCCGCCTCTCGCTACCGAGCTGGCGCCGGGCTGGGCCAGCAGCTCCGTTTCGCCCACAAG GAGCTCAAGTTCGGCGTTGAGGGTCGTGCCGCCCTGCTCGCCGGTGTTGACACCCTCGCAAAGGCCGTTGCCACCACGCTCGGTCCCAAAGGCCGAAATGTCCTGATCGAGTCCAGCTTCGGCTCCCCCAAGATCACCAAGG ATGGTGTCACTGTTGCCAAGGCCGTGACGCTCAAGGACAAGTTTGAGAACCTCGGCGCCCGATTGCTATCGGACGTGGCCAACAAGACCAACgaggctgccggcgacggtaccaccaccgccaccgtcctcggccgcgccaTCTTCTCCGAGACGGTCAAGaatgtcgccgccggctgcaacCCCATGGACCTCCGCCGTGGCATccaggccgccgtcgacgccgtcgtcgactacCTGCAAAAGAACAAGCGCGACATCACGACGAGCGCCGAGATTGCCCAAGTCGCCACCATCAGCGCCAACGGCGACAGCCACGTCGGCGAGATGATCGCCAGCGCAATGGAGAAGGTTGGCAAGGAGGGCGTCATCACCGTCAAGGAGGGCAAGACGATGCTGGATGAGCTCGATGTCACCGAGGGAATGCGATTCGACCGCGGCTTTGTCTCCCCCTACTTCATCACCGACACCAAGTCTCAAAAGGTCGAGTTCGAGAACCCCCTGATCCTCCTCTCCGAGAAGAAAATCTCGGCTGTTCAGGACATCATCcccgccctcgaggcctcGACCCAGCTGCGCCGACCCCTTgtcatcatcgccgaggACATTGACGGTgaggccctcgccgtctgCATCCTCAACAAGCTCCGTGGCCAGCTCCAGgtggccgccgtcaaggctcCCGGCTTCGGTGACAACCGCAAGTCCATCCTCGGCGACATTGCCGTCCTGACCAAGGGCACCGTCTTctccgacgagctcgacatcAAGCTCGAGAAGGCCACGGCCGACATGCTCGGATCCACCGgctccatcaccatcaccaagGAGGACACCATCATGCTCAACGGCGAGGGTACCAAGGACTCCATCGCCCAGCGATGCGAGCAGATCCgcggcgtcatcgccgaccCCACCACCTCCGAGTACGAGAAGGAGAAGCTCCAGGAGCGTCTGGCCAAGCtctccggcggcgtcgccgtccttcGCGTCGGCGGTTCCTCCGAGGTGGAGGTCGGCGAGAAGAAGGACCGGTTCGTCGATGCCCTCAACGCCACCcgcgctgccgtcgaggagggtaTCCTGCCCGGTGGTGGTACCGCCCTCATCAAGGCCGCGAGcctggccctcggcgacgtcaaggccgccAACTTTGACCAGCAGCTGGGCATCACCATCGTCAAGAACGCCATCACCCGCCCCGCCCGGACGATCATCGAgaacgccggcctcgagggtgCCGTCATCGTTGGCAAGCTCCTCGATGAGCACGCCGCCGACTTCAACAAGGGCTTCGACAGCGCCAAGGGCGAGTACGTCGACATGATCGCCGCCGGTATCCTCGACCCCCTCAAGGTTGTCCGCACCGGCCTCATCGACGCCTCCGGTGTCGCTTCGCTCCTCGGCACGACCGaggtcgccatcgtcgacgcccccGAGGAGAAGCCTGCCGGTCCTCCGATGGGCGGCATGGGTGGCATGGGCGGCATGGGCGGCATGATGTAA
- a CDS encoding Cofilin: MVRRFDATATVLLPLTIDLSPNPGSYSSSHTPSPLFDRVLVGALGDDYVYMRFWHGLKATVAPECITAYNDLKLSKKHKYVIFKLSDNFSEIVVEEASDNKDWDTFREKLINATSKSKSGTVGKGPRYAVYDFEYSLSSGDGVRNKITFIAWSPDDAGIQPKMIYASSKEALKRSLTGIATELQANDPDDIEYDTILKTVSKGLAG, encoded by the exons ATGGTAAGGCGCTTCGACGCAACTGCAACGGTCCTTCTGCCGCTAACGATAGATCTCAGTCCCAATCCGGGTTCGTACTCCTCGTCGCATACCCCGTCCCCCCTATTCGACCGTGTCCTCGTCGGAGCCTTGGGTGACGATTACGTGTACATGCGGTTCTGGCATGGGCTGAA AGCGACCGTTGCCCCGGAGTGCATCACTGCCTATAACGACCTGAAGCTCAGCAAGAAGCACAAGTACGTCATCTTCAAGCTGTCGGACAACTTCAGCGAGattgtcgtcgaggaggcctcGGACAACAAGGACTGGGATACCTTCCGCGAGAAGCTCATCAATGCTACCTCTAAGAGCAAATCG GGTACCGTCGGCAAGGGACCTCGATACGCCGTCTACGACTTTGAGTACAGCTTGAGCTCCGGAGACGGTGTCCG AAACAAGATTACCTTCATCGCGTGGTCTCCCGATGACGCCGGCATCCAG CCGAAGATGATCTATGCTTCCTCCAAGGAGGCACTCAAGCGATCCTTGACCGGAATTGCGACCGAGCTCCAGGCCAATGACCCCGATGACATCGAGTACGACACCATCCTCAAGACGGTCAGCAAGGGCCTTGCCGGTTAA
- a CDS encoding Ubiquitin supergroup, with the protein MAEVAFAKTFLSTLDARPSRLSADHVESPRNYPGRPAYILPRMPKAMSQPTNLAPGQERSVTVTIKSLRNPPLNIKLASQPMSTSLLDIKSNVSSQTRIPVDKLKILHNKRPLTDSKILKDVLAESETAVEFSVMVIGGAAAIVPENAASSAAAVALTGVAAVETDAFWTDLKAFLTQRLKDETAAEHLSSLFRSGWESSKSTQS; encoded by the exons ATGGCCGAGGTAGCCTTCGCCAAAACCTTCCTCTCTACCCTTGACGCGCGGCCCTCAAGGCTATCTGCCGATCATGTGGAAAGTCCAAGGAATTACCCTGGCCGCCCGGCT TATATCCTTCCTCGGATGCCCAAAGCCATGAGCCAGCCTACCAACCTGGCCCCAGGGCAAGAGCGGAGTGTAACGGTCACGATCAAGTCCCTGCGGAACCCACCCCTCAATATCAAGCTCGCTTCGCAACCAATGTCTACCTCGCTCCTTGACATCAAGTCCAATGTCTCAAGCCAAACGAGAATACCGGTGGACAAGCTGAAGATTCTCCACAACAAGCGACCTCTGACAGATAGCAAGATCCTCAAAGATGTCTTGGCGGAAAGCGAAACGGCTGTTGAGTTTTCCGTCATGGTCATTGGCGGCGCCGCAGCTATTGTTCCCGAGAAcgccgcttcctcggccgctgcGGTTGCGCTTACAGGCGTTGCGGCGGTAGAGACTGATGCATTCTGGACCGACCTCAAGGCTTTCTTGACGCAGCGGCTGAAGGACGAGACAGCGGCTGAGCATCTGTCCAGCCTCTTCCGGTCCGGTTGGGAGTCTAGCAAGTCGACACAATCATGA
- a CDS encoding tRNA -methyltransferase NCL1, with protein sequence MGAGRRMARKQGPPEPLSEEHFARLKRKAGLPVDLPQPQDNKRRRTAKADVKGTGKKSSVKQKSQVKAATVSKPLKEKESKASKAPKANGKAKTKDVIPGLDDSSDEELDDEFDLENAELSDGDDSSVPALGDDFLGSDSGSSVFDSDDDEGDGKHVFSEDEDESDAEETLTAANIAGLSRKLDRQLAEEAAANAAELAESALKTNIDDDKPHILDDDDDESGQKTNALLAPDMQLLRTRITENIRVLGDFSNLAEEGRSRSEYTAQLIKDICAYYGYSEYLALKLYNLFTPREAFAFFEANETARPVVIRTNTLRTNRRDLSQALTNRGVKLDVVGKWSKVGLQIYESNVPLGATPEYLAGHYILQAASSFLPCIALDPQENERVLDMAAAPGGKTTYLAALMKNTGVIVANDPNKARSKGLIGNIHRLGARNVIVSNYDAREFPKPMGGFDRVLLDAPCSGTGVIAKDPSVKTNKTEMDFMQLPHTQKQLLLAAIDSVNHSSKSGGYVVYSTCSVTVEENEQVVQYALARRPNVKLVETGLSVDKEGLHKFGVEGFTSFMGKKFDASLKLTRRYYPHKYNVDGFYVAKFKKIGPTPAKASSSADKAAAMADDEPVDRTPISDVEVDDDSGAVKAGGAFGGWDEEEDKEYMEKGRWNAMRRRGLDPRSNKKAAKKQAE encoded by the coding sequence ATGGGTGCTGGACGCCGCATGGCAAGGAAACAGGGCCCTCCTGAGCCGCTGTCTGAAGAACATTTCGCGCGGTTGAAGCGCAAAGCTGGCCTGCCCGTCGACCTTCCCCAACCACAAGACAACAAGAGACGGCGGACGGCAAAGGCTGACGTCAAGGGCACCGGAAAGAAGTCCAGTGTGAAGCAGAAAAGCCAAGTTAAAGCCGCAACTGTGTCAAAGCCCTTGAAGGAGAAGGAATCGAAGGCATCAAAGGCGCCCAAAGCAAATGGTAAAGCCAAGACCAAGGATGTGATacccggcctcgacgattCGTCCGACGAAGAGCTTGACGATGAGTTTGACCTAGAGAATGCAGAGCTTTCGGACGGAGATGACAGCTCCGTCCCAGCTCTCGGCGACGATTTCCTCGGCTCTGACTCAGGTTCGTCCGTGTTCGATtctgatgacgacgagggagacggaAAGCACGTATTCTCCGAAGATGAGGACGagtccgacgccgaggaaaCGCTCACGGCTGCCAATATTGCCGGTCTTTCGAGGAAACTTGATCGTCAattggccgaggaggccgccgccaaTGCCGCTGAACTAGCCGAGAGTGCCCTCAAGACAAatatcgacgacgacaagccCCATATTctggacgatgacgacgacgagtccggCCAGAAGACGAACGCCCTTTTGGCGCCCGACATGCAGCTGCTTCGGACGAGAATCACGGAAAACATCAGAGTGCTGGGTGACTTCAGCAAcctggccgaggaaggcCGGTCCAGATCCGAATACACGGCCCAGCTGATAAAGGATATATGCGCCTACTACGGGTACTCGGAGTATCTCGCGCTGAAGCTCTATAACCTCTTCACCCCCCGAGAGGCCTTTGCCTTCTTCGAGGCCAATGAGACGGCCCGGCCTGTCGTCATTAGAACCAACACGCTGCGAACGAACCGTCGCGATCTTTCCCAGGCGCTCACCAACCGCGGCGtcaagctcgacgtcgttggcAAGTGGTCCAAGGTTGGCCTGCAAATCTATGAGAGCAACGTGCCACTCGGTGCCACGCCCGAGTATCTTGCTGGCCACTATATCCTGCAAGCCGCCTCATCCTTCCTGCCCTgcatcgccctcgacccCCAAGAGAATGAGCGGGTGCTTGATatggccgccgcgccagGTGGAAAGACGACGTACCTCGCCGCCCTGATGAAGAATACGGGCGTGATCGTGGCCAATGACCCCAACAAGGCCCGTTCCAAGGGTCTTATTGGTAACATTCACCGACTCGGTGCCCGCAACGTCATCGTCTCCAACTACGACGCCCGCGAGTTTCCCAAGCCCATGGGTGGCTTCGACCGTGTCCTGCTCGACGCTCCCTGTTCCGGAACAGGCGTCATCGCCAAGGACCCCAGCGTGAAGACCAACAAGACCGAAATGGACTTCATGCAACTGCCCCACACGCAGAAGCAACTGCTGCTTGCCGCCATCGACTCTGTCAACCACTCAAGCAAGTCCGGCGGCTACGTCGTTTACTCGACTTgctccgtcaccgtcgaggaAAACGAGCAAGTCGTCCAGTACGCCCTCGCACGTCGGCCCAACGTCAAGCTAGTCGAGACGGGTCTCAGCGTTGACAAGGAGGGCCTCCACAAGTTCGGCGTCGAAGGCTTCACCAGCTTCATGGGCAAGAAGTTTGACGCTAGCCTTAAGCTGACGAGGCGGTACTATCCTCACAAGTACAACGTCGATGGTTTCTACGTTGCCAAATTCAAGAAGATTGGCCCTACTCCTGCAAAGGCATCCTCATCAGCCGACAAGGCTGCGGCTATGGCAGACGATGAACCGGTCGACAGGACACCGATCTCGGACGTCGAGGTTGATGACGACAGTGGTGCCGTCAAGGCTGGCGGCGCTTTTGGCGGCTGGGATGAGGAAGAGGACAAGGAGTACATGGAAAAGGGCAGGTGGAACGCTATGCGCAGAAGAGGTCTGGACCCGAGAAGCAATAAGAAGGCGGCAAAGAAGCAGGCAGAATAG